From the Hemicordylus capensis ecotype Gifberg chromosome 1, rHemCap1.1.pri, whole genome shotgun sequence genome, the window gttcttgcagTGGTAGCTTGGGTTACATTTCACATGTTacatcattttaattttgttcttgAGCCTGGCGAGGTTGTATACCTTTAAAGGGGTCTTCTCTTGCAACAGAGAGTTCACAAAATAGTTGATGTACTTCTTGGCACATTACATTAACTAACTAAAATGCTAATTGGCGCTCCCTCCACTTAGGAGTCGGTGAATTCAGGGTGGCTGCTGCCTGAAGGAGAAGCACTGGACTGACTGTGGAGTTGCTGCCCCACAACATCCACATGAAAAAAGTATCTAGAAGTTTAAGAACACCAGAAGCTTTTGTCTTCCCGTCCCTTTTATACATGGGTCTGGGCAGGCGAGAAGGGAGGCACATTATTTAAGCACTCCGTCTTGGTGTAGTGGGGGCAGACTGACTCTAActctgggtggggggaagcctctagttcacatgcccccctcccccaaggaccACAAAGCCTATTTCCCTACTTAAACATATATAAGTGGAACCTCATTTTTATATTTGCCTGCTAGCAAAATAAAGAGGAGACCGAAGGAATATTGCTCTTTTTCGGTCAGAGGAACCCTGTAGGCTAAGGAGCGGTTGGTGGCAGCACTACAATCTACCGGAGAGTCTTTTTAATTAGTGTTGAAGCCAGTCAGCCCATGAGACTCAGAGATGTGTGATTAAGCTATAGACCCCTCTCAGGTGGGCTGGGCTTGAGTTTGGGGTTTGTTACACTTGGTGTAACAAACAGGGAAGTTACATGAGCCTGGAGAGAGGTTTGGCTGGGTGGAGGTTTGTGAGGAAGGCTAGTGGATTGTGGAGGGGGGGATGAAAGAGGGCAGGGCTCTTGCTTGCTTGCATAGGCTCCCTTTAAAAGAGAGGCGGCCCTTCCTTCGACAGCAGTCCACCTGATGAGACCCATTCCAGGGCAGAAATCTgtgtctcccttctctctctctggccacgCACACTTCTGAGGGCATTGCATGGGcttcccagggctccctctgAACAGCCGCCTTACCTGGCACTTTGAACGCCACCAGGTCCGTTAGGAGCCCCTCGTCCTGGGCTTTCTTGGCCAGGCTGTGTGACCGCAGGGCGTACTCATCTTGCTCCAAGCGGGAAATGGCAAAGGCAGCGGCTAGCCGGTCTGCCGAGTGGCCCATGGTCTCGCTGGTGGAGAACTCGGCCACTGCTGGGAGCTGGAGGAAGCCAGAGAGTGCTTGGTGGAGAGGAACTCACCCATACACAGCCCCTGTGCGGCATCGCCAGAACTCTGCAACTTCATGATTCCAacgcttcctctccctccttcctcatcTTTCCTCCTCCACAACAGACCATCCACTTCCTTCTGCCATCCATGCCTGGAGGGCCCCAAGCAGTCCTCACACCTCCAGACCTGCTTCATCCTTCAGCCAAGTCCGGAGTCCCACCATCCCtcaacttttaaagccatcccttTGCCCCcacgcaccccccccacacacacacattctttctCCCGGCCCTTCACTGCCACTTTTCCTGGTTGGTGGCTGGGCATTGGGCAAGTGGCCCAGCTTCAGTCTGACTGCTTCTTTTGCAAATTCCTCGTCTTTATGATTTCTGGAGACTGATCATAATTTCCATTAAAATTGCTTTAGAAATTGTATCAGGTCAAAGATGCAATGCActcagcctcccagccccagGAGTCACCCTTCGCcttcatcccttctctacttGGTTCCACTCTGCTGATCCTCTCTCCTGTTTTAAGCCGGTTAGCAGGACTCTCAAGGAGACAGAAAAACTAGgaggggagcagtgttctctctcgttttttttcatctgtgtgcggaatgagttttgttctgggtgggagtatcaaggcagtttgtacACACCTACAtttggagtggggccttcctgattcaacctgagcgggatctaaaatgaactgagcggacatccaaaaacttgtgagcgcgagcacgccttagagggaacactggaggggagTTCTTACCTCGGGAGAGAAGTAATCTGGACGGATCCTGGAGATCAGAGACAGTCTTTGGCCCAAGGTCTTTGCCCTGGTGAGGCCAAGCATCGTCTTCCTCATCTTCCTGCTATGTCTGATGGGCACATCCGACATCAGCTCGACACCACCGGCAACCACCACATCACTTTGGCCAGATGCAATGAGACCGACCCCTACAGAAGTTGCACGTCAGCTGGCACTACAGGCAGAGGCACTTCTCCGAAGACAAATGCTGCTactgctccccctcctccagcATGGGAAATAACACCCCCCTCCACCTTGGCTCCCTTCTTTCCACTGTGCTTTAGGTACCCCCCAGACGTTGCCAATCTCCGCCCCCTCTCTTACACTTCATTACGGAACTTGTTAATCACTTTTCAGATGCAGAATACCAGAAGCCCTGGACAATAACCCCACAGCACTAAAACCAGCACAGAAGCAGGGAGGGTAGAACGTCTGGAATTCTCCTCCACAGCCAGTAGCAGGtaacgggggggggcaggggcaccaGTTTGggcggtctctctctctccctccctccccccactgcctgagagccgcactgcctgcaggctagccattcatcaggtagagctgtgcaggctcaGCTGGGgtagctcctctctccctcccccacccgggccgtgctgcctgcaggctggaccTTCAttaggtagagctgcacagctaACTGCATAACCCTACCTGACGAATGGCAGCCTGCAAGAGGCAACGTGGACAGCTCTTGGGCAGGATTGCGGGGGGGGGTCATCTGAGCTGCCTCCCTTGGGGCCttccctggctcattaggatgagctacTCCTGCCCAAAGCACGCCCACGGCACTCGCTCACTTCCTTACCTGGGAACCCCTCCCCAGAGCCCAAGTCCTCCCATCCAAGCAGACCCCTTGCTCACTCTGTCCACAGTTGCTAAGACGACTTATTCCTTGCCCTTCAGCTATTCTCACTGCAAGTGTGCACTGCTTTCTTTTTGCATGTTTAGACCTCAGTCTCTGTGTTCCCTTTGCTTCGCTCCCCCAATTCCTTGTCTTGCTTAGCAGATGGGCAAGATCCGACTCAGGTGGGGGAGCAGCAATCCATTAAGACGCCCCCTCTGAACACTATTAGGCCCGTGGCTGAGAACCAAAGAACCAATCGACTGACAAGCAGCCACAGGGACTGAAGAGACTTCACAGAAGCCTGCACGCCTGGCTTGGGTTCAAACCTCTGCATCTGCTCCTGACCAAAAAACAACGGCCACCAGTGGCCACTTCAGAGATTGTGGCCAACATCCTGGGACGCTCTTGGGGACACTCCGTGCAGCCAGTATGCATCCCCCCTCCTCATTCAAGGCTGTGCACACTACCGACACGACCCCGGCGGGTGACATACCTGTGGTCATCGCCTGGTTGGAAGAGATGCAAGCCATCGTGACCGTGTGAGCTGGGGTTTTGTCCGAGAAGCCTGCTCCCAAGGCAGCCTGCAGCAGGGCACACAAAACGAAGGCCGAGTCACACGGCAGCGGGCATCTGCCTGCACTTCTCAAGGCACAAAGGGCCTTACGAGGTGTGGCGAGCTTGGCCCTGCAAACCCCCGGCGGGTTGGCTGGACGGAGAGTCTGGGTCTTGCCAAGGCCACTTAGCAGGCCCCCTGGCTGAGCAGTGACTTGAACCGGCTTCAAGGGCTTTTCAAGCCCACCAATTGCTAGCACGACAGGCCCAAGGCTGTCACTCCTTCACCACTACGCAGGAGTAGGTTGGCTCAAACCGGATCAAGTTGTCTGTCTGCCAGCAGACCTCTGGACCTGCGCTTGCTGACTTCATGGCTGCTCTGGTTCTCTGCTGCTCTTCAAGGCAGAGAGAACCAGAGCGTGGTTCTAGTGGAGAAAAGGCCTGAGCCTCAGAAGTGTCGTTGTCATCACAGTTTAATGGAAGTGACTGCGGGGTTTGGGGCGGGACCGTGGCTCCGTGGGAGAGCACTGCGTGCAGAGGGGCCCAGGTTCAGCCCCCGGCAGCCTCTCCTGTTGAAAACATCTCAGAAGGCTGGGCTGGCCGAAGacctgcggggtggggggtgctgccaGTCCGCAGACCATGctgtgggccaagggtctgactcatgaGGAGGCGGCTTCCTCTATGTGCCTGTGACGCAGCAGGGAACTATCTGAGCAACAGATCCCTGGGTACACATTGCTGCAGACAAGCACTCCTTAACTGACACATGGCCAACTAGGCTAAAGTTCAGAGCACAGCTGGAAGCGGAGTTTTGAACGACAGGACAGGTTTTCTTGGACGGCAGATCAGACAACTGAGCAAGAGACACACAGGCGGCGACAGGCAGAACAAGCTTTGGGAGGAACGCGGCAGGttgcggcgggggtggggtgggggaatattGCAGACAAACCTCGCTAACTGTGGACCTGGCAtccagttttgcatatccatggacAGGTAATTGCCACCCAATCTCAGGATATATGATAAAATCCAGCAATTAACTGGTGAAAACTCGCATATGACCTTCAAGGTCATTGCCACCCTccattttgaggacaggagccattttgtagctcatttcTGTGAAAAAAGTGGGGTGTGTGATATTTTGCAGGAACCCCCCCTTTTAGGGCttggggggtattgctggacaaCTGGGGTcatgcagagcatggtagggaacccccccccaaatctcccCCACTTCCAGTCCTTTTTGTCCCATTTTTCGCTGCCTCAGAAACTTAACCTCCCAATTGCAATTGCCCTCATGCcgggtaacataggaacataggaaactgccatatactgagtcagaccattggtctatctagctcagtattgtcttcacagactggcagcggcttctccaaggttgcaggcaggaatctctctcagccctatcttggagatgctgccagggagggaacttggaaccttctgctcttcccagagcggccccattatcccctgaggggaatctcttccagtgcgcacacatcaagtctcccattcatatgcaaccagggcagaccctgcttagctatggggtcaagtcatgcttgctaccacaagaccagctctcctctccatgccacCCCTCCCCCGAGGAACGGAACCACCACGGATAATGGGGTTTTTCTGTATTTATCATATGTCCATACTGCCTGACATATACATCTCCATagggtgtacaaagttaaaacataataaatattaaaacaatataaaacacttaaaattaataaaacagataaaaacaatcttGGTGGGTAagaacatattaaaatttaaaatttcagttagaagcctgggagaacaggtacatcttgagggtcttcctcaaagcaaacagagaaggagatgctcctatttcaacagagagcgtaTTCCAGatccccggggcagccacagagaaggcctcgtATGCATCTGTGTGTGAAAAGGCTGCAGGTGAACCTGCTCTCACTCCCACTATCCTGTTCCAGGGTTGAATGGCCTTTGAGCCTTGGCATCCAGAATAAATGCTTTCAGTAGTCCCAGCCCCACTGAGGCACTGAAGGCTGCcttcccctctcttgcccccagCATCCTTCCTCTCTGCCCCACTGGACTTGTGCAAGACCATCCGAGTGGCCGCTACCACCAGCGCACTGGCGCAACCCACACTTCTTCAGCTTGAGGCATGGCACTGGCTCATGCAGCTAACAGCATCCACTTGAGGCACACAACAGGTCCCACCACAAGCAGATCCACAGGGCCAAGtcaagaagacagatctggctcAAGAAGCAGAGCAAGGAAGCGGGACGGGGTGATCTCTGGCAGCAGaaagagcaggaggcagcgggCACCTCTGTGGACCACACACCAGGCGTACAACTGTTCATCCACACCTGGCTTTTCACCCCAGACCGGCTCACAAAATAGCTCACAATGAAGACCCACAACAGAAATACAGTATCAGTCGTGACAGTATCAGTTTCTTTGTGTTGCTAAAACGGGTTAGTTTCTTGTGCACTTTGTAACTAAAACCACCTGCCAAACCTTAATAAaggaatttaagagaacgtcttcttcgccacgAGCAccgcccccaccctccacccacgcctgttaagatcatctggagaggttcttctgtggttgccgccaacttgtctggcgactactcgggaacgggccttctccattgctgcccctggactttggaatgcgctccctgttgaaataagagcctccccatctccagcaactttttaaaagccactcaagacacatttattcacccaggcttttagttagatttatggttttaaacgattttaatgttaatggttttaatgtttaaatgattttaattatttaattgatttagttttgaatttgtaattgattgtaattgtttttattttgatgtaaaccgccctgagccatttttggaagggtggtatataaatcaaatcaatcaataaaaagagCATCTGTATGTTCTGGCTGGCTCTTTAGGAAGCTTCCTAATACcaattcagacccttggtccatctagctcagtattgtctacccagactggcaagtggcttctccaaggttacaggcaggagtctctcccagcccagagatgctgccaggaagggaacccgGAACCTTCCCTCTACCACTcctggaggggaatctcttacagggctcactcccatccaaatgcaaaccaggatggaccctgcttaacaaaggggacaaccATGCTGGCTACCATGAGACCAATTCTGCTGCTCCTCAATAATTTTTAAGAATCTTCACAGTGGATTGTGTGGATTGCAAAACATGTAATAAGTGTGGATTGCCCATCCTTTGTCCATGGGGAGAGAAGGGGCGAGGCACAGCCTCATGGGTGCACTGCACTGAAGCCCTCTGCAAGTGTGAGGACAACCTCCTCCGGGCTCCACACTCCAGAGGGGGGTTGAGGCTTGCCAGGGCTGGAGGGAGGCTTGTCATGGAGAGCGCATGGATGGGCGTCCTGCTCCTAACAAACACCACACATGTTCCGACAACTGCAGAGAGAGGGACAGCCCTGGGGGTTGCAAGACACGTCCACATGAGCCAGACTGCACCACAAGTCAGAAAGGCCTCCTGCTCTGCCCCACCCCTACAGAAACGCACCATCCCAGGGGAGCTGCCCAGAGCTTCTTCCACCATTCAACCTACCTCTCTAGCCACATTGCTCGTCTTCACCTCCTGGATAACGATGCCGAACACAATGTAGTCAACCACCTCCTTTGGCACGTCGGTCCGGTGCAACAAGCCTCTGTGGGAAGAAGCCAGAGGAGGAAATCACTGTATGCAAAAGCCAAAGGAAGAATATTACCAGCAACCAGGGTGGCCTGTAACAGGAGTTcctagatgctgttgactacaactcccataatccccagctgcaatggccaaaggagGCAGAAGGTGGCAGCAAACAGGGGAGGCACCTGGCCAAAGCTACCATTGGGTCCTCAGGGCTCTTTCATGACAGCCAGTCCCATCGTGGGCAAGCAAGGGCATCAGCAGGGCTTAGGGGATCATACAACACATTTGGATGACACACTTTAACACTTACTGTTGGcccagatgtcagccattgactatAATCCCCCTGTTGAAGGACTATTTTACACACTGCTCAAAATGCATTTCACAGATTCAGGGTTTTGGTTAAAGTTGGGAAAGACTGTTTCATGCTGCTATAGCTTGAAGagaattcaaacacacacacacacgccagtaAGCAGGAAAGATTCTAATGGATCTTGGCTCAGACAGGAAAGACTCTTGGACTAGTGGCAGAAGATTGAGACTCTGCATTTCTGTctcccactcactcactccttaAAGCTCAGGACAAttacagcctttaaaaaaatgtttttttaagggCAGGACTTTCCAGTCTTAAATCTACCAAAAATGCCTCCGTGTCCACATTTATTTGGTACCCTGAGTGTACTAGACACTGTACAGATCACAGAAATCACACGACTCTTGCTGTGAAGGCAATTAATCTGGAACAAATGGGACAAGGCTGGAATGGGGGGAGAGGCTGGGGACTGGCAGATCCATAAGGCTTAACTCATTCTACAAGGGCAGGGAAAGGAACAAGTGGGTCAGGTAAGACTGCGCTGAGGAAGCGGTGCCCGTTCCAAGCACAGGAACAAGAGCAGGGGGATAAAGCAAAGGGGGCTCTTTTAGTTGCGAGATAGCCCTCCCCGAACACAACCACAGTGGCGTGTGCTTCATTTCCAGCTAGTTCACAACTTACTGCAATGCTGCTCTGGCCAAGTCATGTGGCATCAAATCTGCATACCTGGAGATCAGAGAGAAGAAAAGGTGGACAGTAATATCTGAAAGGTGTGTCAGGTTTTATTGCACAGGTCATTTCAAAGTGAAAATTAAACTCTGAGTTTAAGAGACCCCTTCCTTATCAAATGGAGATTCTGCCCAGTTGTTGTAAGTGGTTACGCCAGTGAAAGACCCAATACTTACGAAGTTCCGGACTGCAAAAACGGAATGCGAAcaccatccaccaccaccacgttcTTCACCCCATTTTTGGTTAAAGTTTTCTTACTCTTGGGCTGAACTGCACAATAAAGAGAACGTTAAATCATCACTAGAGAGTCTGCAGATCTGGGGCAAACATTCTCCTCAGAAATGAAAAAGCAAGCATTATTAAccctgctaaccaagcaaagagacaccttttaaagtgccgattctcttatattgagcaggaggagagcaactggccctatccagctccaacacagcatccctccagtggctgttgctggtgtctaccttaggtttctttttaaactgtgagccctttggggacaggagaccatcttatttaagtatttttctatgtaaactactttgagaacagtATATATAATATCCTGAATAGTAGTAATAGCATTGGGGGAAATCAAAagcagagttcaaatcccatcaGTCACCAAATGTCTTGGAAACATTCCTGCTGTCAGAGAGAGTCGGTATTTAGCACAGCCCAGTCTATCTGAGATAACATTCATGCAGCTCTTTGAACActaaaaaaacttctttaaatgtgTTAAGCATTATTAGTAGCTACTCTCCAAAACTTAAAAATGTAGAAATCAAGGTTAAAAATATGCTCCTATGTGTACAGAGAACCACAGCAttggggggtgggaagggggtAAAAGGCCTGACAGGTACTAAACAATACAGATCTAGAAACATACAGCAATTTTCAAGCTGAGATAGAGCCTCTGCATTAATTAACAGCACAGAGGTCCCAAGGAGGCAAATGAAGTTTGAACCAGAACTCAGAACATTTAcaaataaaagtgtgtgtgtttcaacCAGAAGATGGTTTCTGTTCTATGAACACTTGTGCCTACCAGAACACCAGTTTCTATGCTTTCTACATGGGGTGAGACTGCAGCCAGCACACCAGTGTTCTTAGAAGCAGGATCTAAACTGTGTGATGCGGGACACAAGTGCCCGTCTTATTGCCAATACCCAGGTCCCCTTCCACAAAGCCGGTTTGCTTTTGGGGAAAGCATCACATTAACCCTGTTTCCCCCAAGccccctttttgttgttgctcttcCAACGTAAGTTTTGACCACAGTCAATTTAAGGCTGGGCTCTAAGCAAATACTTACTTggaatcaatgggatttatttccaagCAGGTGTGTAAACTGCACCAAGGATTCATTCCTCTGATTAAATCATtaaattgtttatttaaaatgtacttattaaatatttatttattatccatttatttaaatttaaataataaaatcatttaatTAAAACGTTAGATAATTTATTTCTCTTATGAAACCATTTTAACACAACTACACTTTCAGAATTATTGCTGGGAAAAAGATATTTAGCAGACATGGCTCTGACTCTGGAAACATACAAGCCCCAGAAGAATGActgaaacatacatacatacacacacacacagttccctTTTAGAACCAGCTTGAGCTTCTCACAGCTTAAGTACCTAAAACAATAatttatactagcttaacccacgcagagcatctgtgtgcaagtacttgattgctcccctcacacacacacccgccacagccccctcacctcagagatctccccaccctcacctgatccgcagtcctgctcctcctccatcccattgctccatcccTCTCAcgcctcttggtcgcagctgcagcactgCCGGCACCAACTGGCCAAGTGGCAGCcctctaaccccagagacctcctcaccctcaccccactcctgctcctccctccaggagcagcagcagaccagacccttcctcactgctgccactgccttggcCGCTCGTCCCCCTCAggtcgctgacaggcccgggtTTGCTGCTTGCCCTTCCTGCTTTCtcacttctcctcccttcttcttcctctctttctctcctccgctTGCtgttcccctctgtctttctttctctcccttccagaggtaacagatcttgttcatcttgtttcctcatctaattcacacagtagTAGCCTCTGTCTCCTCAAGagtttctttcctccctcttgaCCCCCTCtgcgcagacccctgcccactatccttttattttatttttatatatatatatatatatatatatatatatatatatatatatatatacatacatacacacacacacacacacacacacacacacacactgattcttctctcctctacaatcaaacacatcttctgaccagtaacagttgcattccaatggaccttaaccatcacaggctcctcctccctatctgcatatggaatccccactgcccaatcaccacggtgcttctgctctgttactgcCGATTGGTAAAGCAGcatgtgggcggggcttgccacatacttCCTTGGCCTTTTATATACATAGAAGATAGATAAAACAGCCTTCACTTAAAGGGAAACCATTTCATATTCCAACTTAGGAGGTAATTTCCGAGTGCAACTGCAATTTAGTTATCAACTGCATAATATTATTGCTTTACCTGCTGTATGTAACTGCGGTGAACAGCTGAGGGACCTCACAGctgaaatacaaaacaaacaaacagaaaaacatctaAGTGTAAAAATTAAACTATTCTCCCCACCCAACACCACAGATGATCTAAGTTACTAAAGATAAAAAGGGAACCACATTCATGGAGGATCTGTCTACCAATAGCTCTGTGTGATCTCTCTGGGTTCAGAGGCAAGATAGATCCGA encodes:
- the HADHB gene encoding trifunctional enzyme subunit beta, mitochondrial isoform X1 encodes the protein MRQAIFLNKQYFNMTSMLTCAVRTFPAASAWAARFSVRSLSCSPQLHTAVQPKSKKTLTKNGVKNVVVVDGVRIPFLQSGTSYADLMPHDLARAALQGLLHRTDVPKEVVDYIVFGIVIQEVKTSNVAREAALGAGFSDKTPAHTVTMACISSNQAMTTGVGLIASGQSDVVVAGGVELMSDVPIRHSRKMRKTMLGLTRAKTLGQRLSLISRIRPDYFSPELPAVAEFSTSETMGHSADRLAAAFAISRLEQDEYALRSHSLAKKAQDEGLLTDLVAFKVPGKDTVVRDNGVRPSSLEQMGKLKAAFVKPYGTVTAANSSFLTDGASAVLLMSEEKALAMGYKPKAYLRDFVYVSQDPKDQLLLGPTYATPKVLEKAGLTMADIDVFEFHEAFAGQILANMKAMESDWFAQNYMGRKSKVGAPALEKFNNWGGSLSLGHPFGATGCRLVMTAAHRLKKEGGQYGLVAACAAGGQGHGMIVELYPQ
- the HADHB gene encoding trifunctional enzyme subunit beta, mitochondrial isoform X2, encoding MTSMLTCAVRTFPAASAWAARFSVRSLSCSPQLHTAVQPKSKKTLTKNGVKNVVVVDGVRIPFLQSGTSYADLMPHDLARAALQGLLHRTDVPKEVVDYIVFGIVIQEVKTSNVAREAALGAGFSDKTPAHTVTMACISSNQAMTTGVGLIASGQSDVVVAGGVELMSDVPIRHSRKMRKTMLGLTRAKTLGQRLSLISRIRPDYFSPELPAVAEFSTSETMGHSADRLAAAFAISRLEQDEYALRSHSLAKKAQDEGLLTDLVAFKVPGKDTVVRDNGVRPSSLEQMGKLKAAFVKPYGTVTAANSSFLTDGASAVLLMSEEKALAMGYKPKAYLRDFVYVSQDPKDQLLLGPTYATPKVLEKAGLTMADIDVFEFHEAFAGQILANMKAMESDWFAQNYMGRKSKVGAPALEKFNNWGGSLSLGHPFGATGCRLVMTAAHRLKKEGGQYGLVAACAAGGQGHGMIVELYPQ